TGGCCCCGGTGGGGGTGGACTTGGAGGACTGGCCGCCGGTGTTGGAGTACACCTCGGTGTCCATGACCAGGATGTTCACGTCGTCGCCGGAGGCGATCACGTGGTCCAGGCCGCCGAAGCCGATGTCGTAGGCCCAGCCGTCGCCGCCGAAGCACCAGACGGACTTCTTGACCAGAAGGTCGAAGTCGGCCTCGATGGCCTTCATGGCAGCGGACTTGGTCTTCATGGCGCCAACCAGCTTCTTGATCTGGGCGCCGAACAGGGCGGACTTTTCAGCGTCGAGGTAGCCGTCGATCCAGCCGGTGAGGGCCGCCTTCAGGTCTCCGTCGGCCTCGGCCACGGCGGCCTTGACCTTGTCCTTCAGGAGTTCGCGGCGCTGGGCCACGGCGAAGCCGATGCCGTAACCGAATTCGGCGGCGTCCTCGAACAGGGAGTTGCCCCAGGCCGGACCGAACCCGTCGGCGTTCTTGCAGTACGGGGTGGTGGGAGCCGAGGCGCCCCAGATGGAGGAGCAGCCGGTGGCGTTGGCAATGATCATGCGCTCGCCGAACATCTGGGTGAGTACGCGCACGTACGGGGTCTCGCCGCAGCCGGAACAGGCGCCGGAGAATTCCATGAGGGGCTGGTAGAACTGGGAGCCCTTCACGGAGTCGCGCTTCATGAGGCCCTGCTTCCAGGACACGGTCTCGCAGAACTTGAAGTTGGGGACCTGGACACCCGTCTGGGAGTCGATGGGCTTCATCTCCAGGGCCTTCTTCTTGGCCGGGCAGATGTCCGCGCAGTTGCCGCAACCCAGGCAGTCCTGGGTGTTGATCTGGATGCGGAAGTGCATGCCTTTGAGCTCCTTGCCCTGGGCGGGAAGGGTCTCGTAGGTGGCCGGGGCCTTGGCCTTCTCCCCGTCCGTCAGCACGCTGGCCACGATGGCGGAGTGGGGGCAGACGAAGGCGCACTGGTTGCACTGGATGCAGTTTTCCTTGATCCACTCGGGCACGTTGATGGCCACGGCGCGCTTCTCGTACTGGGAAGTGGCCACGGGCATGAACCCGGCGGGATCAAACAGCGACACCGGCAGGGAATCGCCCTTCTGGGCCAGAACGGGCTTGGCGATCTTGGCGACGTAGTCGGGGATGTTCTCGGCTTTAGCGGCAGCGTCCTTGGCATTGGCCCAGGAAGCCGGGTACTTCACTTCCTCGAGGGCGGCCACGGCCTGGTCCACGGCGTCGATGTTCATCTGCACGATCTTCTCGCCCTTCTTGCCGTAGGCCTTGTGGATGGACTTCTTCAGAAGCTCCACGGCCTTTTCGAAGGGCAGCACGCCCGCCAGCTTGAAGAAGGCGGTCTGCATGATCATGTTGATGCGCCCGCCAAGGCCAACGCCCTGGGCGATCTTCACAGCGTCGATGTTGTAGAACTTGAGCTTCTTGGCAACGATTGCGGCCTTGGTGGCGGCGGGAAGCTCCTTCTCCATGTCGGCCAGCGACCAGTTGGAGTTCAGAACGAAGGTACCGCCTTCCTTGATGCCTTCCAGCACGTCGTAGAGCTGCACGTAGTTGGACTTGTGCACGGCCACGTAGTCCGCGGCGTTCACCAGGTAGGTGGAGCGGATCTGCTTCTTGCCGAAGCGCAGGTGGGAAACCGTGATGCCGCCGGACTTCTTGGAGTCGTAGGCGAAGTATCCCTGGGCGTACATGTCGGTGTTGTCGCCGATGATCTTGATGGCTTCCTTGTTCGCGCCCACGGTGCCGTCCGCGCCCAGGCCCCAGAACTTGCACTGCACGGTGCCGGCAGGGGTGGTGTCGGAGAAGGCGGGAACGGGCAGGGAAGTGCCGGTCACGTCGTCCTCGATGCCCACGGTGAAGTGGTTCTTCTTGGCGGCGGCCATGTTGTCGTACACGGCCTTGACCATGGCTGGGGTGAACTCCTTGGAGCCCAGGCCGTAGCGGCCGCCGATCAAGGTGGCGTTGTTGCCGGCGTCGCGCAGGGTGGAGGCCACGTCCAGGTAGAGGGGCTCGTACAGGGAGCCGGCTTCCTTGGTGCGGTCGAGCACGGTGATGATCTTGGCGGTCTTGGGCAGGGCGGCCAGGAAGGACTCGGAGCACCAGGGGCGGTAGAGGCGCACGGTGACCAGGCCGATCTTCTTGCCCTGCATGGCGTCGATGACTTCCTTGATGGCTTCGCAGGAAGAGCCCATGGCCACGATGACCTGCTCGGCGTCAGGGGCGCCGTAGTAGTCGAAGAGGCCGTAGGAACGGCCGGTGGCTGCCGAGACCTTCTTCATCACCTCTTTCACGATGCCGGGCACGGCCTGGTAGAACTTGTTGGCGGCTTCGCGGCCCTGGAAGTAGATGTCCGGGTTCTGGGCGGTGCCGCGGATGTTCGGATGCTCGGGGTTCATGGCCCGGGCGCGGAACTCGGCCACCTTCTCCTGGTTCACCATCTTGGCGATTTCGGCGAAGTCGAGCACCTCGATCTTCTGCACTTCGTGCGAGGTGCGGAAGCCGTCGAAGAAGTGCAGGAAGGGCACGCTGGACTCGATGGCGGACAGGTGCGCCACCAGGGCCATGTCATGGGCTTCCTGGACGGAGCAGCCGGCAAGCATGGCGAAGCCGGTCTGGCGGCAGGCCATGACGTCCTGGTGGTCGCCGAAGATGGACAGGGCGTGGGCGGCCACGGCGCGGGCGGACACGTGGAAGACGCCGGGCAGAAGTTCGCCGGCGATCTTGTACATGTTCGGGATCATGAGCAGAAGGCCCTGGGAAGCGGTATAGGTGCTGGTCAGGGCGCCGGCGGCCAGGCAGCCGTGCACGGCTCCGGCGGCTCCGGCTTCGCTTTGCAGCTCACGGACTTTGATGGTCTGGCCGAAGATGTTCTTCATGCCCTGGGAAGCCCACTCGTCGACCATCTCGCCCATGTTGGAGGAAGGAGTGATGGGATAGATGGCAGCGCATTCGGAGAGAGCGTATGCCACCCAAGAAGTGGCGGTATTGCCGTCCACGGTCTTGATCAGTTTCTGTGCCATTGCCTTGTTTCCTTTCTACAGTGTATGAATATGGGTTGGTTAGAGCCCAAGACCCTGCCTGATGGCGGCGATGTCGAGATTGCCGGCCACCAGTTGGGATGCTTGCTGGAATTTGCCTGGGTCGCGCAGTTTGTTCCTTGAGAGAAGGGCCTCCATGCGCCGGGCCACGGAATAGGTGTCCTCGCGAACCACCATGATGGGCACTTCCGCGTTCTCGGCGCGAGCCAGTATGATGTCGTTGGGGTAGAGGTTGCCTGTGAGAATAAGGCAGGCGCATCTGCCTTCGATGGCAACCAGTTGCAGGTCGGAGCGGTCGCCGCCCACGATCACCGCGGCCTTGGTGTGCTTTCTGAAATGGGTGAGGAAATTTTCCACCTGCATGGTGCCTATGAGGAAGCTCTCGGCCACCACATCGGATTTGTGGGCGCTGGAGATGAGCTTGCCGCCCAGGCGTTCGGCCAGGATGTTCACCGAAACCGCTCCGAGCAGGCGGTCGTGCGGCATGATGCCAAGAACTTTCACGCCGCGCTTGGCCAAGAACGGCACGAGCACGGAGTTCACCTCTTCCTGGTAGTGGCCGGTGACGTCCGACAGGACGCATCCGAGCATCTTCTCGCCCAGGCGCTCCTTGATGGCCAGGAGTATGTCGTAGTTCATCTCGTGGGTGCACCGGTCCACGATGACAACCGGCACGTTCAGTGCCTTGGCCACGGTGGCGCCGTCTAAGCAGGCGTAAAGTCCGGAGTGCAGGAATCCGCCGGATCCTCCCACCAGGGTGACGTCCTTGCCCTTGGAGATCTTTTTGTACGCGGCCACGATCTCGCCGGTACGGTCCTGGCAGGGAGACTGGGAAAAGACCTTGTGCATGAAGTCCTGCGTGACCAGCACCGGCGTGGCCAGGTCGGGCGCGACGCTTTGGCCCAGGGCCTGGCTTATGGCGGCCGCGTCCAGGTCTCCCCAGGAGTCTCCTATTTTTGCCGCCTGCGCGCCCACGGGCTTGAAATAGCCCACCGAGAGCCCTTCCTTCTGGAACTTGAGGCCAAGACCCAGGCAGAGGGTGTTCTTTCCGGAAAAAGGCGCTGTGGAACCGATATACAGTCCTGGCATATGCGCGTGAACTCCCTATGGCTACTGTGGAAGAAGCATAAGGCGCACGTCCGCTACGACGGCGCGTTCATTGTTGACAAGAACAGGGCCCAGTTCGGCCTCGTAAATCTCCGGGAAGTCTATCGCCAATTGCGAGAGCCGGATGACGATGTCTTCGAGTGCTTCGATGTTCGCCGCCGGTTCGCCACGCACCCCCTTGAGGAGCATGTAGGAGTCCACTTCGCGGATGAGCTGGCGGGCGTCATTGATGGATACCGGGGCCAGCCGGTACGAGATGTCGCCCAGCACATCGATGTAGATTCCGTTCAGCCCGAAATGCAGAAGCGGCCCGAAGTGGTCGTCCCGGCGGAAACCGAGCACCACTTCCTTCATGTTCGCGGGCGCCTGCTCCTGGATCATGCATCCGGAAACGTGGGCGTCCGGCCGGGTGATCTTCACGTGCCCGGTGATTTCGAGAAATGCCGTGCGCAGTTCCTCGGGCGTCCTGACCCCTACCGCCACGGCCCCGGCGTCCGCCTTGTGGGTGATCTGGGGCGAGGCCACCTTGCATACCACAGGATATCCGATCTTGGAACCCAGAGCCAGCGCTTCGTCGGAAGTTCTTGCCAGTGCCGCTTTGGCTGCCGGGAGGTCGTAGGCCTTGAGGATGTCCTGGGCCATTTCGTCGGGAATTTCAGTCATTCCCTGGGAACGGGCTTCCTTGATGACCTTGCGCACCACATCCTTGCGGCCTTCCACGCTGGCCATGACCGGGGAAGGACGGCTCTTGCGGACGCCGTAGCGGTACATGGCCTCCAGGCTGCTCACAGCCTGTTCCGGGAATTGGTAGCAGGGAATGCCGGCCTCTTTGAGCAGGATGGCGCCGGCTTCCATGTGGCTTTTGCCCATGAAGCAGCACAGCACGGGCTTGAAGGTGTTCGCGGCGGATTTTATTATGGCCTTGGCCATCTTCTCGGGATGGGTGAACGCGGTGGGCGCGATGAGCACCATGAGGCTGTCCACCTGGGGATCGTCCAGCAGCACTGAAATGGTGCGGTCAAGGCGATTCGCGTCGGCGTCGGCCTGGATGTCCACGGGGTTGTATATTCCGGCCGAGGCCGAAAGGCCGGATTTGAGCGTGTCCACCGTCTGCGCCGACAGCGGGGCCATGGACAGGAGCGACTTCTCGGCCGCGTCCGCGGCCAGGATGGCGGGGCCTCCCGCATTGGTGACGATGGCCAGGCGCGGCCCCTGGGGCAGGGGCTGGTTGGAAAAGGCCTGGGCCATGTCGAACATTTCAGTGATGGTGTGGGCGCGCAGAATCCCGGTCTGGCGGAAGGCGGCTTCGTAGGCGTGCTCGGACCCCACAAGCGAGCCTGTGTGGGAGGAGGCCGCCTTGGCCCCGGCCGCCGTGGTTCCGCCTTTGAGCATGATCACGGGTTTTTCCCGGGTGATCTTGCGGGCCATGCGCAGGAAGGCCTCGCCGTGCTCCACGTTCTCCACGTAGCCGAGAACGACCTTGGTTTCCGGGTCCTGGGCCAGCGCATAGAGCATGTGGGTTTCATCCACCACGGCCTTGTTGCCAAGGCTCACGAACTTGGAGAAGCCGATGGATTCGCCGATGGCCCAGTCCAGAATGGCGGAGCACAAGGCCCCGGACTGGGAGAAAAACGCGATGTTTCCCTTGCGGGGAAAGCCAGGAGAGAAAGACGCGTTGACGCCGTCCTCGGTGGAGATGATTCCAAGGCAGTTGGGGCCGATAAGCGCGATGTCGTTGTCGCGGCAGATGCGGGCCACTTCGGCTTCGATCTTCCATCCTTCCTTGCCGGATTCGCGGTACCCGGCGGAAACGATGACCGCGCCGCGCAGCCTGTGCTCCAGCAGGGCCTTCAGGGAGGGGATAACCGTTTCGCGCGGCACTGCGAGCACGGCAAGATCAAGGGGGGATGGAAGGCTCGGGATGTCCTTGTAGGCCTTGAGCCCGAGAACCGTTTCGGCTTTCGGGTTGACGGGGTACAGTTCGCCCTTGAAGCCGGCCTCGATCATGTTCTTCAAGATGGTGTGGCCAATCTTGCCCGAATCCCTGGAAGCGCCAACAACTGCCACGGTTTTCGGGCTGAACAAGGCGTCGAGGTGCATTCTTACTCCGATATTGGAAACCGGCATTCTAAACCGGCGCTTCCATCTTGTTTCACGGAATGAGACGAACGTGCATTTCGCCCCAGCCGCCACCGTTGACTAACCGAAACTTATTACAACTTCCGTTCCAATATTCTTAACATAATAAATCCAACAAGTTATTCGACTAGAGTCTGTCCGATCCTCCGGATTGACGGAGGGAGTCCGGTAATTCGGACGGTGTGGGAGGCGCAACCAGTCCGGATGTCCGGACAGTGGCGGGCAGGCATGACAACACCTTATGCCCGACTCTTATGGTCGAGTCAATGCAATCGCTCAATGGACCAAAATTGCGTCCGAAATGCGCACAATTAAACGTGGACCGGGTTGGCCGCCCTGTTCGAGGCAGGGCCGGGACAGTTGCCAGCTGGCGGCTGGTTCGTGGTGCTGCGGGCGGAAAAAGTCTCCGGTCTTAGGCTGTCGGAGACGGGACCGCTTTATTCAGGGAGAGTCCTGGCAGGGTGAGCAGGGTGCGTTTGGCTTTGCGCTTGCGCCGTTCGAACACTTCCGGGCGCGAGCCGAGCCGGTAGCGCCACAGGTAGCAAGGGGAGTAGGGGTCCTTGCAGGAAGGAGAGGCCGCGCAGGCGCGGACCTGTTCCCTGTTGCCGCAACAGCAGCTGAGGCATTGGCGGCGTATGGCGCGGACAGGAGGCCTGGATGCTTGGGGAGCCGGCCCCTGGCGGTAGACGTGCAAGGGGCACTGCGAATCCGAACACTCCGCCACCAGCATGTACGAGCCGCCCATGCAGGCCACGCAGAATTTCCGGATGGATTCGGATGCGCTGAGCTTTTTGATGACGTGTGAGCTCATTTACAACCTGCCTTGTTGCGGTTGCCCAGGACGTTGTTCCCTCCAGGGGAGAGAATATCGACACCCGCTCTTGCAGGCCGCCTCCATGGTGCCGGGCGGCAAGAGCACGCCCGATCGGCCAGCAGGCAGCGTTTAGACCCCCTGTGTCCTGTCCGGGCGCAAAAGGCAAGACCGCTCAGAGTTGCGGGGCATGAAAATTTTGCAGTATATTATGTATTGC
The DNA window shown above is from Desulfovibrio sp. and carries:
- the nifJ gene encoding pyruvate:ferredoxin (flavodoxin) oxidoreductase, translating into MAQKLIKTVDGNTATSWVAYALSECAAIYPITPSSNMGEMVDEWASQGMKNIFGQTIKVRELQSEAGAAGAVHGCLAAGALTSTYTASQGLLLMIPNMYKIAGELLPGVFHVSARAVAAHALSIFGDHQDVMACRQTGFAMLAGCSVQEAHDMALVAHLSAIESSVPFLHFFDGFRTSHEVQKIEVLDFAEIAKMVNQEKVAEFRARAMNPEHPNIRGTAQNPDIYFQGREAANKFYQAVPGIVKEVMKKVSAATGRSYGLFDYYGAPDAEQVIVAMGSSCEAIKEVIDAMQGKKIGLVTVRLYRPWCSESFLAALPKTAKIITVLDRTKEAGSLYEPLYLDVASTLRDAGNNATLIGGRYGLGSKEFTPAMVKAVYDNMAAAKKNHFTVGIEDDVTGTSLPVPAFSDTTPAGTVQCKFWGLGADGTVGANKEAIKIIGDNTDMYAQGYFAYDSKKSGGITVSHLRFGKKQIRSTYLVNAADYVAVHKSNYVQLYDVLEGIKEGGTFVLNSNWSLADMEKELPAATKAAIVAKKLKFYNIDAVKIAQGVGLGGRINMIMQTAFFKLAGVLPFEKAVELLKKSIHKAYGKKGEKIVQMNIDAVDQAVAALEEVKYPASWANAKDAAAKAENIPDYVAKIAKPVLAQKGDSLPVSLFDPAGFMPVATSQYEKRAVAINVPEWIKENCIQCNQCAFVCPHSAIVASVLTDGEKAKAPATYETLPAQGKELKGMHFRIQINTQDCLGCGNCADICPAKKKALEMKPIDSQTGVQVPNFKFCETVSWKQGLMKRDSVKGSQFYQPLMEFSGACSGCGETPYVRVLTQMFGERMIIANATGCSSIWGASAPTTPYCKNADGFGPAWGNSLFEDAAEFGYGIGFAVAQRRELLKDKVKAAVAEADGDLKAALTGWIDGYLDAEKSALFGAQIKKLVGAMKTKSAAMKAIEADFDLLVKKSVWCFGGDGWAYDIGFGGLDHVIASGDDVNILVMDTEVYSNTGGQSSKSTPTGAIAKFAAAGKRTRKKDLARIAMTYGNVYVAAVSMGYNKQQLMKAFAEAEAYPGPSIILAYAPCINQGLKRGMGKTQEQAKLATASGYWPLFRYNPDLIAQGKNPLQIDSKAPDGTIIDFVMSENRYAALDKMIPDVAKKLRAELESDIMDRWKQLCVLAGVDPSGDAEKAKAAKGAADSEACTLSATAEHNGGNAEPCDDGRSGK
- a CDS encoding phosphotransacetylase family protein, which produces MPGLYIGSTAPFSGKNTLCLGLGLKFQKEGLSVGYFKPVGAQAAKIGDSWGDLDAAAISQALGQSVAPDLATPVLVTQDFMHKVFSQSPCQDRTGEIVAAYKKISKGKDVTLVGGSGGFLHSGLYACLDGATVAKALNVPVVIVDRCTHEMNYDILLAIKERLGEKMLGCVLSDVTGHYQEEVNSVLVPFLAKRGVKVLGIMPHDRLLGAVSVNILAERLGGKLISSAHKSDVVAESFLIGTMQVENFLTHFRKHTKAAVIVGGDRSDLQLVAIEGRCACLILTGNLYPNDIILARAENAEVPIMVVREDTYSVARRMEALLSRNKLRDPGKFQQASQLVAGNLDIAAIRQGLGL
- a CDS encoding acetate--CoA ligase family protein, with product MGVRMHLDALFSPKTVAVVGASRDSGKIGHTILKNMIEAGFKGELYPVNPKAETVLGLKAYKDIPSLPSPLDLAVLAVPRETVIPSLKALLEHRLRGAVIVSAGYRESGKEGWKIEAEVARICRDNDIALIGPNCLGIISTEDGVNASFSPGFPRKGNIAFFSQSGALCSAILDWAIGESIGFSKFVSLGNKAVVDETHMLYALAQDPETKVVLGYVENVEHGEAFLRMARKITREKPVIMLKGGTTAAGAKAASSHTGSLVGSEHAYEAAFRQTGILRAHTITEMFDMAQAFSNQPLPQGPRLAIVTNAGGPAILAADAAEKSLLSMAPLSAQTVDTLKSGLSASAGIYNPVDIQADADANRLDRTISVLLDDPQVDSLMVLIAPTAFTHPEKMAKAIIKSAANTFKPVLCCFMGKSHMEAGAILLKEAGIPCYQFPEQAVSSLEAMYRYGVRKSRPSPVMASVEGRKDVVRKVIKEARSQGMTEIPDEMAQDILKAYDLPAAKAALARTSDEALALGSKIGYPVVCKVASPQITHKADAGAVAVGVRTPEELRTAFLEITGHVKITRPDAHVSGCMIQEQAPANMKEVVLGFRRDDHFGPLLHFGLNGIYIDVLGDISYRLAPVSINDARQLIREVDSYMLLKGVRGEPAANIEALEDIVIRLSQLAIDFPEIYEAELGPVLVNNERAVVADVRLMLLPQ
- a CDS encoding restriction endonuclease, whose product is MSSHVIKKLSASESIRKFCVACMGGSYMLVAECSDSQCPLHVYRQGPAPQASRPPVRAIRRQCLSCCCGNREQVRACAASPSCKDPYSPCYLWRYRLGSRPEVFERRKRKAKRTLLTLPGLSLNKAVPSPTA